In Xiphophorus couchianus chromosome 8, X_couchianus-1.0, whole genome shotgun sequence, the following proteins share a genomic window:
- the LOC114150213 gene encoding ADP-ribose glycohydrolase OARD1-like, which yields MNMGKTEKLYQSTNWTLKYVTGDLFSCPRDESLAHCISEDCRMGAGIAVMFKMKFGRVSELKKQKKLPGQCAVLTHDQRFIYYLITKKKASQKPTYVNLRQSLEDMKSHCLENGVNRISIPRIGCGLDQLLWSKVSKILEQIFKETHISITVYSLPCVGSKLQMHAV from the exons ATGAACATGGGCAAAACTGAGAAACTCTATCAATCAACCAACTGGACATTGAAGTATGTCACCGGAGATTTGTTCTCCTGTCCACGCGATGAATCCTTGGCCCACTGCATCAGTGAAGACTGTCGCATGGGAGCAGGCATAGCGGTGATGTTCAAGATGAAGTTTGGTCGAGTCTCAGAGTTAAAGAAGCAGA AGAAGCTGCCGGGGCAGTGTGCTGTCCTGACACATGATCAACGTTTCATCTACTATCTG atcacaaagaaaaaagccaGCCAGAAACCCACGTATGTCAACCTAAGACAGAGTCTGGAAGACATGAAATCTCACTGCTTAGAAAATGGTGTCAATAGGATATCAATACCTCG AATTGGCTGTGGCCTGGACCAGCTGCTGTGGTCAAAGGTGTCAAAGATCCTGGAACAGATCTTTAAAGAGACACATATCTCCATCACAGTGTACAGCCTGCCCTGTGTTGGGTCAAAGCTTCAAATGCATGCCGTGTAG